A portion of the Camelus ferus isolate YT-003-E chromosome 16, BCGSAC_Cfer_1.0, whole genome shotgun sequence genome contains these proteins:
- the CASKIN2 gene encoding caskin-2 isoform X1 has protein sequence MGREQDLILAVKNGDVTGVQKLVAKVKAAKTKLLGSTKRLNVNYQDADGFSALHHAALGGSLELIALLLEAQATVDIKDSNGMRPLHYAAWQGRLEPVRLLLRASAAVNAASLDGQIPLHLAAQYGHYEVSEMLLQHQSNPCLVNKAKKTPLDLACEFGRLKVAQLLLNSHLCVALLEGEAKDPCDPNYTTPLHLAAKNGHREVIRQLLRAGIEINRQTKTGTALHEAALYGKTEVVRLLLEGGVDVNIRNTYNQTALDIVNQFTTSQASREIKQLLREASGILKVRALKDFWNIHDPTALNVRAGDVITVLEQHPDGRWKGHIHESQRGTDRVGYFPPGIVEVVSKRVGVLAPRLPLAPTPLRPGFSRTPQPPVDDPLHPVTYGQLPRVGLSPDSPAGDRNSVGSEGSVGSIRSAGSGQSSEGTNGHSTSLLIENAQLLPCLQPLPSAGEDQVLPGLHPPSLADSLNHRPLANYRSGEQLFTQDVRPEQLLEGKDAQAIHNWLSEFQLEGYTAHFLQAGYDVPTISRMTPEDLTAIGVTKPGHRKKIASEIAQLSIAEWLPNYIPADLLEWLCALGLPQYHKQLVSSGYDSMGLVADLTWEELQEIGVNKLGHQKKLMLGVKRLAELRRGLLQGEVPGEGGRRLAKGPELMAIEGMENGDSPAAAGPRLLTFQGSELSPELQAAMAGGGPEPLPLPPARSPSQESIGARSRGSGHSQEQPAPQPSGGDTNTPQERNLPEGTERPSKLCSPLPGQGAPSYVFMYPQGSLSNPAPGPPPGAPRAFSYLAGPPATPPDPPRPKRRSQSLSRPSAAEGEAEGEAEGPVDSALGSYATLTRRPGRSALARTSPSPTPTRGAPRSQSFALRARRKGPPPPPPKRLSSVSGPTPEPPPLDGSPGPKEGAAGPRRRTLSEPTGPSEPPGPPAPAGPASDTEEEEPGPEGTPPSRGSSGEGLPFAEEGNLTIKQRPKPAGPPPRETPVPPGLDFNLTESDTVKRRPKCREREPLQTALLAFGVAGATPSPPAPLPSQAPSESPSASPSPSRSDPSSLPTPGAPAPPCSSPPTQAPVPPCPGPAPENSAGNWHGEMEPPAPPAALIKVPGAGTAPKPVSVACTQLAFSGPKLASRLGPRPVPPPRPESTGAAGPGRAQQRLEQTSSSLAAALRAAEKSIGTEERDGPPGTSTKHILDDISTMFDALANQLDAMLD, from the exons ATGGGTCGCGAACAGGACCTGATCCTTGCTGTCAAGAATGGAGATGTGACTGGTGTGCAGAAACTGGTTGCCAAAGTCAAGGCTGCAAAGACAA AGCTCCTTGGCTCCACGAAGAGACTCAACGTCAACTACCAGGATGCTGACGG ATTCTCTGCTCTCCACCACGCCGCCCTGGGGGGTAGCCTGGAGCTCATAGCCCTGCTGCTGGAGGCTCAGGCCACCGTTGACATCAAGGACAGCAATG GCATGCGCCCGCTGCACTACGCGGCCTGGCAGGGCCGGCTGGAACCCGTGAGGCTGCTGCTGCGGGCCTCTGCGGCCGTGAATGCTGCCTCACTGGATGGACAGATCCCTCTGCACCTGGCTGCCCAGTATGGACACTATGAAGTG tcagAAATGCTCCTCCAGCATCAGTCCAACCCGTGCTTGGTCAACAAGGCCAAGAAGACGCCCTTGGACCTGGCCTGCGAATTTGGACGGCTAAAG GTGGCCCAGCTGTTACTGAACAGCCACTTATGTGTGGCGCTGCTGGAAGGGGAGGCCAAGGACCCATGTGACCCCAACTATACCACACCCCTGCACTTGGCTGCCAAGAATGGCCACAGAGAGGTCATCAG GCAGCTCCTAAGAGCTGGGATTGAGATCAACCGCCAGACCAAGACAGGCACTGCTCTCCACGAGGCTGCACTATACGGCAAGACCGAGGTGGTGCGGCTCCTCCTGGAG GGTGGGGTGGATGTGAACATTCGGAACACGTATAACCAGACGGCACTGGACATCGTGAATCAGTTCACCACCTCCCAGGCCAGCCGGGAAATCAAGCAGCTACTTCGGG AGGCCTCTGGGATCCTGAAGGTCCGAGCACTCAAGGATTTCTGGAACATCCACGATCCCACTGCTCTCAATGTCCGGGCAGGTGACGTCATCACG GTTCTTGAGCAGCATCCTGACGGCCGCTGGAAGGGCCACATCCACGAGAGCCAGAGGGGCACGGACCGCGTGGGCTACTTTCCCCCGGGCATTGTCGAAGTGGTCAGCAAGCGGGTGGGTGTGCTTGCACCCCGCCTTCCTTTGGCGCCCACCCCTCTGCGCCCAGGCTTCTCCCGGACACCACAGCCCCCTGTTGATGACCCCCTGCACCCTGTTACCTATGGCCAGCTGCCTCGGGTGGGCCTCAGCCCAGACAGCCCAG CAGGTGACAGGAACAGTGTGGGCAGTGAGGGCAGTGTGGGCAGCATCCGCAGTGCCGGCAGTGGGCAAAGTTCCGAGGGCACCAATGGCCACAGCACCAGCCTCCTTATTGAGAACGCCCAG CTCCTTCCTTGTCTCCAGCCGCTGCCCTCTGCCGGAGAGGACCAGGTGCTGCCAGGACTGCACCCTCCATCCCTGGCAG ACAGTCTGAACCACCGCCCTCTGGCCAACTATCGCTCTGGGGAGCAGCTCTTCACCCAGGATGTGAGGCCAGAGCAGCTGCTGGAGGGGAAG GATGCTCAGGCCATTCATAACTGGCTGAGTGAGTTCCAGCTGGAGGGCTACACTGCCCACTTTCTGCAGGCCGGCTACGACGTGCCAACTATCAGCCGCATGACACCCGAG GACCTGACAGCCATCGGGGTGACCAAGCCTGGGCACAGGAAGAAGATCGCCTCAGAGATCGCCCAGCTCAGCATTGCCGAGTGGCTGCCCAACTACATCCCA GCGGACTTGCTGGAGTGGCTGTGCGCGCTGGGGCTGCCCCAGTACCACAAGCAGCTGGTGAGCAGCGGCTATGACTCCATGGGACTGGTGGCCGACCTCAcctgggaggagctgcaggagatCGGTGTCAACAAGCTGG gTCATCAGAAGAAGCTTATGCTGGGGGTGAAGCGGCTGGCTGAGCTTCGGCGGGGCCTACTGCAGGGCGAGGTCCCAGGGGAAGGCGGCCGCCGGCTGGCCAAGGGCCCGGAACTGATGGCCATCGAGGGGATGGAGAATGGGGACAGTCCAGCTGCAGCTGGCCCACGCCTCCTCACCTTTCAGGGCAGCGAGCTGAGCCCGGAGCTACAGGCAGCCATGGCAGGGGGTGGCCCTGAgccactccccctgccccctgcccgtTCCCCTAGCCAGGAGAGCATTGGAGCACGCTCACGAGGGTCCGGTCATTCACAGGAACAGCCTGCCCCCCAACCCAGTGGTGGAGACACCAACACCCCACAGGAGAGGAATCTTCCAGAGGGCACAGAGCGGCCCTCTAAGCTTTGTTCCCCACTTCCTGGCCAAGGAGCCCCCTCTTATGTTTTTATGTACCCCCAGGGCTCGCTCTCCAACCCAGCCCCAGGGCCGCCACCTGGTGCACCTCGGGCCTTCTCCTACTTGGCCGGGCCCCCTGCCACTCCTCCAGACCCCCCTCGGCCCAAGCGCCGGTCCCAGAGCCTGAGCCGCCCCAGTGCGGCCGAGGGGGAAGCAGAGGGGGAGGCTGAAGGGCCAGTGGATAGTGCCTTGGGCAGTTATGCCACCCTGACCCGGCGACCAGGACGCAGCGCCCTAGCCCGGACCAGCCCCAGCCCGACCCCAACCCGAGGGGCTCCCCGCAGCCAGTCCTTTGCCCTTAGAGCCCGCCGCaaaggacccccacccccaccccccaagcgCCTCAGCTCTGTCTCTGGCCCTACTCCGGAGCCGCCTCCACTAGATGGAAGCCCTGGGCCcaaggagggggctgctgggccccGGAGACGAACACTGAGTGAACCTACTGGCCCCTCAGAGCCCCCTGGCCCGCCAGCCCCAGCTGGCCCTGCATCGGacacggaggaggaggagccagggcctGAGGGGACACCCCCGTCCCGGGGCAGCTCAGGGGAAGGGCTCCCATTTGCAGAGGAGGGAAACCTGACTATCAAACAGCGGCCCAAGCCGGcaggccccccaccccgggaGACACCCGTGCCACCCGGCCTCGATTTCAACCTCACAGAGTCAGACACTGTTAAGCGGAGGCCCAAATGCCGGGAGAGGGAGCCGCTGCAGACGGCACTCCTGGCCTTTGGGGTGGCTGGTGCCACGCCCAGcccccctgctcccctgccctcccaggcccccagtgAGTCCCCCTCAGCTTCTCCTAGCCCTTCCCGGTCTGACCCTAGCAGCCTTCCAACTCCAGGAGCTCCAGCCCCTCCTTGTTCCAGTCCCCCGACCCAGGCCCCGGtgcctccctgccctggcccGGCTCCGGAAAACTCGGCAGGCAATTGGCATGGGGAGATGGAGCCCCCGGCTCCCCCCGCTGCCCTCATCAAGGTGCCCGGAGCAG GAACAGCCCCCAAGCCTGTGTCTGTGGCCTGTACCCAGCTGGCATTTTCTGGCCCTAAGCTGGCTTCCCGGCTTGGCCCCCGCCCGGTGCCTCCTCCAAGGCCAGAGAGCACTGGGGCTGCGGGCCCAGGCCGGGCCCAGCAGAGACTGGAGCAGACCAGTTCATCCTTGGCAGCTGCATTGCGGGCCGCAGAGAAGAGCATCGGCACTGAGGAGCGAGATGG CCCTCCTGGGACCTCCACCAAGCACATTCTGGATGACATCAGCACCATGTTCGACGCCCTGGCTAACCAGCTGGATGCCATGCTGGACTGA
- the CASKIN2 gene encoding caskin-2 isoform X2, producing MGREQDLILAVKNGDVTGVQKLVAKVKAAKTKLLGSTKRLNVNYQDADGFSALHHAALGGSLELIALLLEAQATVDIKDSNGMRPLHYAAWQGRLEPVRLLLRASAAVNAASLDGQIPLHLAAQYGHYEVSEMLLQHQSNPCLVNKAKKTPLDLACEFGRLKVAQLLLNSHLCVALLEGEAKDPCDPNYTTPLHLAAKNGHREVIRQLLRAGIEINRQTKTGTALHEAALYGKTEVVRLLLEGGVDVNIRNTYNQTALDIVNQFTTSQASREIKQLLREASGILKVRALKDFWNIHDPTALNVRAGDVITVLEQHPDGRWKGHIHESQRGTDRVGYFPPGIVEVVSKRVGVLAPRLPLAPTPLRPGFSRTPQPPVDDPLHPVTYGQLPRVGLSPDSPAGDRNSVGSEGSVGSIRSAGSGQSSEGTNGHSTSLLIENAQPLPSAGEDQVLPGLHPPSLADSLNHRPLANYRSGEQLFTQDVRPEQLLEGKDAQAIHNWLSEFQLEGYTAHFLQAGYDVPTISRMTPEDLTAIGVTKPGHRKKIASEIAQLSIAEWLPNYIPADLLEWLCALGLPQYHKQLVSSGYDSMGLVADLTWEELQEIGVNKLGHQKKLMLGVKRLAELRRGLLQGEVPGEGGRRLAKGPELMAIEGMENGDSPAAAGPRLLTFQGSELSPELQAAMAGGGPEPLPLPPARSPSQESIGARSRGSGHSQEQPAPQPSGGDTNTPQERNLPEGTERPSKLCSPLPGQGAPSYVFMYPQGSLSNPAPGPPPGAPRAFSYLAGPPATPPDPPRPKRRSQSLSRPSAAEGEAEGEAEGPVDSALGSYATLTRRPGRSALARTSPSPTPTRGAPRSQSFALRARRKGPPPPPPKRLSSVSGPTPEPPPLDGSPGPKEGAAGPRRRTLSEPTGPSEPPGPPAPAGPASDTEEEEPGPEGTPPSRGSSGEGLPFAEEGNLTIKQRPKPAGPPPRETPVPPGLDFNLTESDTVKRRPKCREREPLQTALLAFGVAGATPSPPAPLPSQAPSESPSASPSPSRSDPSSLPTPGAPAPPCSSPPTQAPVPPCPGPAPENSAGNWHGEMEPPAPPAALIKVPGAGTAPKPVSVACTQLAFSGPKLASRLGPRPVPPPRPESTGAAGPGRAQQRLEQTSSSLAAALRAAEKSIGTEERDGPPGTSTKHILDDISTMFDALANQLDAMLD from the exons ATGGGTCGCGAACAGGACCTGATCCTTGCTGTCAAGAATGGAGATGTGACTGGTGTGCAGAAACTGGTTGCCAAAGTCAAGGCTGCAAAGACAA AGCTCCTTGGCTCCACGAAGAGACTCAACGTCAACTACCAGGATGCTGACGG ATTCTCTGCTCTCCACCACGCCGCCCTGGGGGGTAGCCTGGAGCTCATAGCCCTGCTGCTGGAGGCTCAGGCCACCGTTGACATCAAGGACAGCAATG GCATGCGCCCGCTGCACTACGCGGCCTGGCAGGGCCGGCTGGAACCCGTGAGGCTGCTGCTGCGGGCCTCTGCGGCCGTGAATGCTGCCTCACTGGATGGACAGATCCCTCTGCACCTGGCTGCCCAGTATGGACACTATGAAGTG tcagAAATGCTCCTCCAGCATCAGTCCAACCCGTGCTTGGTCAACAAGGCCAAGAAGACGCCCTTGGACCTGGCCTGCGAATTTGGACGGCTAAAG GTGGCCCAGCTGTTACTGAACAGCCACTTATGTGTGGCGCTGCTGGAAGGGGAGGCCAAGGACCCATGTGACCCCAACTATACCACACCCCTGCACTTGGCTGCCAAGAATGGCCACAGAGAGGTCATCAG GCAGCTCCTAAGAGCTGGGATTGAGATCAACCGCCAGACCAAGACAGGCACTGCTCTCCACGAGGCTGCACTATACGGCAAGACCGAGGTGGTGCGGCTCCTCCTGGAG GGTGGGGTGGATGTGAACATTCGGAACACGTATAACCAGACGGCACTGGACATCGTGAATCAGTTCACCACCTCCCAGGCCAGCCGGGAAATCAAGCAGCTACTTCGGG AGGCCTCTGGGATCCTGAAGGTCCGAGCACTCAAGGATTTCTGGAACATCCACGATCCCACTGCTCTCAATGTCCGGGCAGGTGACGTCATCACG GTTCTTGAGCAGCATCCTGACGGCCGCTGGAAGGGCCACATCCACGAGAGCCAGAGGGGCACGGACCGCGTGGGCTACTTTCCCCCGGGCATTGTCGAAGTGGTCAGCAAGCGGGTGGGTGTGCTTGCACCCCGCCTTCCTTTGGCGCCCACCCCTCTGCGCCCAGGCTTCTCCCGGACACCACAGCCCCCTGTTGATGACCCCCTGCACCCTGTTACCTATGGCCAGCTGCCTCGGGTGGGCCTCAGCCCAGACAGCCCAG CAGGTGACAGGAACAGTGTGGGCAGTGAGGGCAGTGTGGGCAGCATCCGCAGTGCCGGCAGTGGGCAAAGTTCCGAGGGCACCAATGGCCACAGCACCAGCCTCCTTATTGAGAACGCCCAG CCGCTGCCCTCTGCCGGAGAGGACCAGGTGCTGCCAGGACTGCACCCTCCATCCCTGGCAG ACAGTCTGAACCACCGCCCTCTGGCCAACTATCGCTCTGGGGAGCAGCTCTTCACCCAGGATGTGAGGCCAGAGCAGCTGCTGGAGGGGAAG GATGCTCAGGCCATTCATAACTGGCTGAGTGAGTTCCAGCTGGAGGGCTACACTGCCCACTTTCTGCAGGCCGGCTACGACGTGCCAACTATCAGCCGCATGACACCCGAG GACCTGACAGCCATCGGGGTGACCAAGCCTGGGCACAGGAAGAAGATCGCCTCAGAGATCGCCCAGCTCAGCATTGCCGAGTGGCTGCCCAACTACATCCCA GCGGACTTGCTGGAGTGGCTGTGCGCGCTGGGGCTGCCCCAGTACCACAAGCAGCTGGTGAGCAGCGGCTATGACTCCATGGGACTGGTGGCCGACCTCAcctgggaggagctgcaggagatCGGTGTCAACAAGCTGG gTCATCAGAAGAAGCTTATGCTGGGGGTGAAGCGGCTGGCTGAGCTTCGGCGGGGCCTACTGCAGGGCGAGGTCCCAGGGGAAGGCGGCCGCCGGCTGGCCAAGGGCCCGGAACTGATGGCCATCGAGGGGATGGAGAATGGGGACAGTCCAGCTGCAGCTGGCCCACGCCTCCTCACCTTTCAGGGCAGCGAGCTGAGCCCGGAGCTACAGGCAGCCATGGCAGGGGGTGGCCCTGAgccactccccctgccccctgcccgtTCCCCTAGCCAGGAGAGCATTGGAGCACGCTCACGAGGGTCCGGTCATTCACAGGAACAGCCTGCCCCCCAACCCAGTGGTGGAGACACCAACACCCCACAGGAGAGGAATCTTCCAGAGGGCACAGAGCGGCCCTCTAAGCTTTGTTCCCCACTTCCTGGCCAAGGAGCCCCCTCTTATGTTTTTATGTACCCCCAGGGCTCGCTCTCCAACCCAGCCCCAGGGCCGCCACCTGGTGCACCTCGGGCCTTCTCCTACTTGGCCGGGCCCCCTGCCACTCCTCCAGACCCCCCTCGGCCCAAGCGCCGGTCCCAGAGCCTGAGCCGCCCCAGTGCGGCCGAGGGGGAAGCAGAGGGGGAGGCTGAAGGGCCAGTGGATAGTGCCTTGGGCAGTTATGCCACCCTGACCCGGCGACCAGGACGCAGCGCCCTAGCCCGGACCAGCCCCAGCCCGACCCCAACCCGAGGGGCTCCCCGCAGCCAGTCCTTTGCCCTTAGAGCCCGCCGCaaaggacccccacccccaccccccaagcgCCTCAGCTCTGTCTCTGGCCCTACTCCGGAGCCGCCTCCACTAGATGGAAGCCCTGGGCCcaaggagggggctgctgggccccGGAGACGAACACTGAGTGAACCTACTGGCCCCTCAGAGCCCCCTGGCCCGCCAGCCCCAGCTGGCCCTGCATCGGacacggaggaggaggagccagggcctGAGGGGACACCCCCGTCCCGGGGCAGCTCAGGGGAAGGGCTCCCATTTGCAGAGGAGGGAAACCTGACTATCAAACAGCGGCCCAAGCCGGcaggccccccaccccgggaGACACCCGTGCCACCCGGCCTCGATTTCAACCTCACAGAGTCAGACACTGTTAAGCGGAGGCCCAAATGCCGGGAGAGGGAGCCGCTGCAGACGGCACTCCTGGCCTTTGGGGTGGCTGGTGCCACGCCCAGcccccctgctcccctgccctcccaggcccccagtgAGTCCCCCTCAGCTTCTCCTAGCCCTTCCCGGTCTGACCCTAGCAGCCTTCCAACTCCAGGAGCTCCAGCCCCTCCTTGTTCCAGTCCCCCGACCCAGGCCCCGGtgcctccctgccctggcccGGCTCCGGAAAACTCGGCAGGCAATTGGCATGGGGAGATGGAGCCCCCGGCTCCCCCCGCTGCCCTCATCAAGGTGCCCGGAGCAG GAACAGCCCCCAAGCCTGTGTCTGTGGCCTGTACCCAGCTGGCATTTTCTGGCCCTAAGCTGGCTTCCCGGCTTGGCCCCCGCCCGGTGCCTCCTCCAAGGCCAGAGAGCACTGGGGCTGCGGGCCCAGGCCGGGCCCAGCAGAGACTGGAGCAGACCAGTTCATCCTTGGCAGCTGCATTGCGGGCCGCAGAGAAGAGCATCGGCACTGAGGAGCGAGATGG CCCTCCTGGGACCTCCACCAAGCACATTCTGGATGACATCAGCACCATGTTCGACGCCCTGGCTAACCAGCTGGATGCCATGCTGGACTGA